Proteins encoded by one window of Clostridium perfringens:
- a CDS encoding class IV adenylate cyclase produces the protein MKELETRIIDIDFEKIRETLNKLGAENVKRENQTNDIFDFPDRKLLDKKGYARIRTVEDLINNKTVYFMTTKKMLSQDKFKVMEENETIIEDGAMGKNIFKSLGLELFETIKKYRESYKYKDSLIEIDINDPSFCPFPYIEIETSSEEKLSEILIDLGYSMEDTTSKTIYEILKDKGISPDSNKKGL, from the coding sequence ATGAAAGAACTTGAAACACGTATTATAGATATAGATTTTGAAAAGATAAGAGAAACATTAAATAAACTTGGGGCAGAAAATGTAAAGCGTGAAAATCAAACAAACGATATTTTTGATTTTCCAGATAGAAAATTATTAGATAAAAAAGGTTATGCAAGAATAAGAACTGTTGAAGATCTTATAAACAATAAAACAGTTTATTTTATGACTACAAAAAAAATGCTTAGCCAAGATAAGTTTAAAGTAATGGAAGAAAATGAAACAATCATAGAAGATGGAGCTATGGGTAAAAATATCTTTAAATCTTTAGGATTAGAATTATTTGAAACTATAAAGAAATATAGAGAAAGCTATAAATATAAAGATTCATTAATAGAAATAGATATTAATGACCCATCATTTTGTCCATTTCCATACATAGAAATAGAAACTTCTTCTGAGGAAAAACTTAGTGAAATTTTAATAGACTTAGGCTATTCAATGGAAGATACAACATCTAAAACAATTTATGAAATTTTAAAAGATAAAGGTATTTCCCCTGATTCTAATAAAAAAGGACTTTAG
- a CDS encoding C40 family peptidase, translating to MNRNKIAALIFAVSTVCVVSAHSENAYATEHKNSNQLEENNQTRSVKKGQVINVSTNLRIRKSPNTSSDVIGYLTNGEIFNIDGKEGSWYKINANGKVGYIHGDYVKEVSGNSNSSSNNSGSNSNLDTSLAGKKGTVVNVSTSLRVRQSPSTSSSVVGSLRGGQTFEIKGKSGSWYYINANGLTGYIHGDYVQVGENSSNNGGQSSGNNGQSSENNSGMDTSLAGKTGKVVNVSTSLRIRQSPSTSSSVVGSLSAGQTFKINGKNGAWYNIDAQGTKGHVHGDYVQVLSGNESSNSGSNNNQSGSQNNNLDESYNGKAGKVVNVTTNLRLRSQPSTSSSVLAYLLPNERFTLQGKTSSGWFKVNYNGKIGYLHEDYVKIVSSNEGSNGGVNENLGSSQNGSTGGGQVNQSKYEQVLSIMKSQIGSPYIYGGAGETLTSSLLSSLRRTFPDHAARGFYDIPSNYLNGNYRAFDCSGLMQWSFRQAGISLGRTTWDQINNGYEVSPSNAKPGDLLFFSNLGHVGMYIGNGQWIEAPNKGKFVSITSVPWSKIGRARRVL from the coding sequence ATGAATAGGAATAAGATAGCAGCTTTGATTTTTGCTGTATCAACGGTATGTGTTGTTTCAGCACACAGTGAAAATGCTTATGCAACAGAACATAAAAATTCTAATCAATTAGAAGAGAATAATCAAACTAGATCGGTAAAAAAAGGACAAGTTATAAATGTAAGTACAAATTTAAGAATTAGAAAGAGTCCAAATACAAGCAGTGATGTTATTGGATATTTAACTAATGGTGAAATTTTTAATATAGATGGAAAAGAAGGTTCATGGTATAAAATAAATGCTAATGGTAAAGTTGGCTATATTCATGGAGATTATGTTAAAGAAGTAAGTGGAAATTCTAATAGTAGCAGCAATAATAGTGGAAGTAATTCAAATTTAGATACTTCATTAGCTGGGAAAAAGGGTACTGTTGTAAACGTAAGTACTTCTTTAAGAGTTAGACAATCACCAAGCACAAGTAGCTCAGTTGTAGGTAGCCTAAGAGGTGGTCAGACATTTGAGATAAAGGGTAAAAGTGGAAGTTGGTATTATATAAATGCAAATGGACTTACAGGATATATTCATGGAGATTATGTACAAGTAGGTGAAAATAGTTCAAATAATGGTGGGCAATCATCAGGAAATAATGGACAATCATCAGAAAATAACTCAGGAATGGATACTTCATTAGCAGGAAAAACTGGTAAGGTTGTAAATGTAAGTACTTCTTTAAGAATTAGACAATCACCAAGTACAAGTAGCTCAGTTGTTGGATCATTAAGTGCAGGACAAACTTTTAAGATAAATGGTAAAAATGGAGCTTGGTATAATATTGATGCACAAGGAACAAAAGGACATGTTCATGGAGATTATGTACAAGTATTAAGTGGAAACGAAAGTTCTAATAGTGGAAGTAATAATAACCAAAGTGGAAGCCAAAATAACAATTTAGATGAATCTTATAATGGAAAAGCTGGAAAGGTTGTAAATGTAACAACTAATTTAAGACTTAGAAGTCAACCTAGTACTAGTAGTTCTGTTTTAGCATATTTATTACCTAATGAAAGATTTACTTTACAGGGAAAGACTTCTTCAGGATGGTTTAAAGTAAATTATAATGGAAAAATTGGTTATTTACATGAAGATTATGTTAAAATAGTATCTTCAAATGAAGGTTCAAATGGAGGCGTAAATGAAAATTTAGGTTCAAGCCAAAATGGAAGCACAGGTGGCGGACAAGTTAACCAAAGTAAATATGAACAAGTTTTAAGTATTATGAAATCTCAAATTGGTTCTCCATATATTTATGGAGGAGCTGGAGAAACACTAACTTCAAGCTTATTAAGTAGCTTAAGAAGAACTTTCCCAGATCATGCTGCAAGAGGATTTTATGATATACCATCAAACTATTTAAATGGAAATTACAGAGCTTTTGATTGCTCTGGATTAATGCAATGGAGTTTTAGACAAGCTGGAATTAGTTTAGGAAGAACAACTTGGGATCAAATAAACAATGGATATGAAGTTTCTCCAAGTAATGCTAAGCCAGGAGACTTATTATTCTTTAGTAATTTAGGCCATGTAGGTATGTATATAGGAAATGGTCAATGGATAGAGGCTCCTAACAAAGGTAAATTTGTTTCTATTACATCTGTTCCATGGAGTAAAATAGGAAGAGCAAGAAGAGTTCTTTAA